The genomic DNA TGATTTTGTCGAATTGACTGTTGTTCATGTTAGCCACTCCTTTTTGTTTCTAGTCTTTAAAAAAACATTCCTTTATACTCTTTCCCCTATTCCATCTTACTTAACATAACTGTTTTTTTACAGGAAGAATGGTAATGAGTATATGAAATTAACTATGATGATTCAAAAATGAGATCAATATAACGAATAAATTTATTGGGGAATAAAAAAGAATTATACCAAAGAATTCGAAACTGGACAAGTGTGTACTGAATAAGAGTGGTTTCAAATTCAGGTGTGAAAGGAAAAAATATCAACGCTCATGGCAACTATTCATGCCAAACAAAACCGGGTCATTCGTATATCTGCTGTTAAGTAAGCTAGATGAAGCAAAATTCAAAAGTGAATAAAAGGCTCTCAGCCAGTGGTTATAGTTTTCAACTTGGGTGTAGTAGTCATCCCTATTTTTCTTCTCTAAATTTAGGTATGATAAGGTATATACCTTATCATAAAATCCAGTATTTGGTGATGCTCAATAGCATTATAATTAATGATTTATCTTTAGGGCGTTATGAATATGAATTAAAAGAAGGAACTAACTTTTATTTAAATAATGAGACAAAGAAAGACATTGATTTAGCGGCGCATATGACCATCACTTATCATCGGGGCATTTGTTTGGTTGGAAGCCCCATTAAGGACGTATTCCCTTACTTATGACACTGATGAATTATTGCTAATCAGAGATTTTTTTAAAGGTGACGTCGACTTTCTTTTAAATGATTGATCAAACAATATTTTTCTATCAGTCAATATCGATGTTAAAATAAGGTATGATCTTACTTCTTACATGGAATAATCGCTATCGTAGAAAACTTCTGGGTCGACAGCCATCAGTAGCCATTCAGTAAGTCAACGACTCGAGCAAAATATCCAAAAGCAGCGGCGTAAAAGTAAATTCATACTTTTACGCCGCTTTTTCATCTTTGATTATCTCAAGTTTGTTCCATATTTTTAAGTTATGAGTCCTATACACTCACTTGGTTCCCAATTTTTGATGAAATATTCTCTAACTCAAAATAAATGTTACCTTATGACAAGTATTTTTCCTTAAAGGAATTAAGCATATAAAAGCAAAACGACAAGAGGACCTAAGATAGCAGCTGAAACCGCACTTAACGTCATGGCAACGGAACTCATTGAGGCCGTATCTTCACCATATTCGAAGGCTTTTGAAGTGCCGATTGCATGGGAGGCACTGCCGAAAGCAATCCCTTGGCCTAGAAATGTAGAGATTCGGAACCAATTCAGAATATAAGGTCCAAGAGTCACGCCTGTAAAACCTGCTATCATTACAAAAACGGCTGTCAGCGAAGGGGCTCCGCCTATCCCAGATGCAATCTGCATGGCTACGGGTGTCGTGACTGATTTAGGTAATAAGGAAAGGATTAACTTATGGGCAATACCAAGTGACTTTGCAAATAACAACCCACTCATAATCCCTACAATGGATCCAACCAAAACACCGCCTAATATGGGTAGAAAATGCTGGACTAGAGCCTTTCTCTGCTTATATAAAGGATAAGCGAGCGCAACCACAGCCGGCCCAAGTAACAGGTTAATCCAATGTCCCCCAATCATATAAGTTTGATAAGGGACTTGAAAACAAACAAGAATAACAATAATGGCTAAAGTGGTTGTTAAGGCGGGAATCAAAAAAGGTAAATGAAAACGCTGGTAAATCCGATTCATGCATAAATAGATTGTAATCGTCAGAAGAATTATGATGACCGCCATGAGCGTTTTTGCCATGTTCTTTTCTCCTTTCTCTTTGCCACTTTTTTAGCTAATATCTGGCTTGTATGGCCAGCTACGATCATCACAATGATCGTGCTGATCACCACAATCAAAAGAAGGACAATCCCTTTGCCTGCGAAAAGACCAAAATAATTCATGACACCCACAGTAGCCGGAACAAATAATAAAGGTAAATAGGATAGCAAAAAGTCTGCTCCTGATTCAATCCATCTTACCGGACAAAGCTTAAATATTAAAGCAGTTAATAACAAAAACAAGCCAATAATACTACCGGGTATTGGTAAATGGAGAAGGTGCTGCAGCCCTTCACCAATAAAATAAAACATATATAATACCGCTATCTGAGCAACGATTTTGAGGATTTTCATTATATAGTGTGATCCTTGAAAAGGTCACAATCCCTCCCTTTTTGTCATGTTCGTCTTAAATTATGAGTGAATTATTGGGAAGTTATTAAAAAAAACTTATCTTGGTCCAATCACTTTTAAGCACACAAAAACGTCATTGGCATGACGCAAGCTGAAAATTAAATACCTAATTTATTTTACTCTTACAATGGTTTGGGTTCAATTCCTGTGTTTTATATAGCTGATGACGGAGCATCTTTTCCAAGGTATTTTAAAGGATTTAAATTCCTAGTTGACATATAGGAATAATTATAGTTAAATGAAAATAACATAATAATAATTCTGAAATGACTGATTGAAGCAAACCAAATGTCTTTAACGCAGATGGTTAGGGACATTTTTTAAAAAAGAATATGATGATCCTTATTAAGAGTTGGGTGAGGAATCTGGTCCTTTGAACCCACAGCAACCTTTTATGAAAGTAAAAAGGTGCTAAGTCCAGCAGGTGACGTCCTGAAAAATAAGGAAGGGTGCTTCACTCCTCTTCCTTATTGAAGAGGAGTTTTTGACTACATAGAGTGGGCTGTCATATAAATTGAAAAATGTATTCCTTTGTGAGGTGAATATCTTTGCAGTTACAGGTAACGAATAGTCCTTTTAACCAAGAGCAAACCGAGCTTCTTAATCGTCTGCTTCCCACACTAACGGAAGCACAAAAACATTGGCTGAGTGGGTATTTGGCCGCTTCCCAGACATCAACCAATACGGTTGTGCAGAATGTCCCAGACGCTGAAGCGTCAACGCAAAGCGTTGGTCAGGTCGCTTCGCGGGAAGTGACGATTCTTTTTGGTTCAGAGACGGGCAATGGGCAAGCACTTGCTGAGGAGATGTCCCAGAAGTTAGAAGAACAACAATTGAAGGTGACGGTCTCGGCAATGGATGATTTCAAGCCCAAGGCTTTAAAAAAAGTCGAGGATTTGCTCATTATAACCGCGACCCATGGGGAGGGAGATCCGCCAGACAATGCGATTTCTTTCTATGAATTTATTAATAGCAGGAAAGCTCCGAAGTTGGAAGGACAACGATTTTCGGTACTTTCCCTTGGAGACCAATCATATGAGTTTTTCTGTCAGACCGGCAAGGATCTCGATAAGCGACTTGAGGAATTAGGCGGAGAACGGCTTTATCCACGAGTGG from Tuberibacillus sp. Marseille-P3662 includes the following:
- a CDS encoding LrgB family protein, with amino-acid sequence MAKTLMAVIIILLTITIYLCMNRIYQRFHLPFLIPALTTTLAIIVILVCFQVPYQTYMIGGHWINLLLGPAVVALAYPLYKQRKALVQHFLPILGGVLVGSIVGIMSGLLFAKSLGIAHKLILSLLPKSVTTPVAMQIASGIGGAPSLTAVFVMIAGFTGVTLGPYILNWFRISTFLGQGIAFGSASHAIGTSKAFEYGEDTASMSSVAMTLSAVSAAILGPLVVLLLYA
- a CDS encoding CidA/LrgA family protein: MKILKIVAQIAVLYMFYFIGEGLQHLLHLPIPGSIIGLFLLLTALIFKLCPVRWIESGADFLLSYLPLLFVPATVGVMNYFGLFAGKGIVLLLIVVISTIIVMIVAGHTSQILAKKVAKRKEKRTWQKRSWRSS